The Toxoplasma gondii ME49 chromosome XII, whole genome shotgun sequence genome includes a region encoding these proteins:
- a CDS encoding zinc finger, C3HC4 type (RING finger) domain-containing protein (encoded by transcript TGME49_248450~Predicted trans-membrane domain (TMHMM2.0):468-491:548-568:607-630:650-673:682-705) yields MHLPFSNGGGGDGQRPSPSGQGGGNSGRTSTAGEGGGARNWLRRGAEALPGPPGQEERSSAACIAFSLSILLILFLFNLDTIVDSSGTPSPRTSVSQQRGGDGSSSSNSNSISAYYAANKREQSPLRVGMDRTKRYSLQFNSEFFFFVFDPVDLNGTTPVQLTSEDLRQRNSHMSGNDFSTAFPYSTRSLSLLTSGPATVHLYTTRTIFQSVRMALLRIHLNVGAAFSSAPFTFPYGFFDAVSSLFVDRDLYLTGVDLRDVPKANFQGSSLASKLPVARGLSLSSGSPDATWCTYTASLKLNFEPGLGKSAREADESSVSELSQRAAQNSDAAASVAAAASGPPRRLYAPGASVVESPVFGTPPSRHREGSSASQQEGATHSGTLPPGVAVASDFSSDGRRVPSNSSSDSWVTDKPTFEEGSSEVESLNGEDDAGDERPRVGNELQGDLVGELVSSDCGFYIYFRAWEIDYIALASHITSVTLVFNVKTLLEMRLFWKQMQHTEGIGGLGSTSSQALLQRVSVMGLAWQAALDIFEVVAMFRVAMNLQIMMAYFSILIMFKAILFGALEVRYLLMVWNASHQSNPQDLDSTGRALAHFYRNFYGSLAFLVLFLYYVFPVFPPVCVVLYFVWLPQIAWDVWRGQRNSMDLQFVVGISICRLVLPTYLFGCPVSLFQESFVGVTLPNYPVLVCIIVIMTLQVLLMLAQRRFGSRFFVPLDHLPHVYNYHRPLPASLSNDAEEGLPECAICMNPIARKSRHRSITPCDHLFHDKCLQQWMEVKMECPNCRGALPPFP; encoded by the exons ATGCACCTGCCGTTCTCGAACGGCGGCGGAGGGGATGGGCAGAGACCCTCCCCTTCTGGTCAGGGCGGAGGAAATTCGGGACGAACCTCGACGGCCGGGGAAGGGGGAGGAGCGCGCAACTGGCTTCGCAGAGGAGCTGAAGCCCTCCCTGGTCCTCCAGGGCAGGAAGAGCGTTCGTCTGCTGCTTGCATCGCGTTTTCCCTCAGCATTCTTTTGATTCTTTTCTTGTTCAACTTGGACACAATTGTGGATAGCTCCGGTACGCCGTCTCCTCGCACCAGCGTTAGTCAACAACGTGGGGGAGACGGGAGTTCCAGCTCGAACTCGAATTCCATATCTGCGTATTACGCGGCGAACAAAAGAGAGCAGTCGCCACTCCGAGTAGGCATGGATCGCACGAAGCGGTATAGCTTGCAGTTCAACTCCgaattcttcttcttcgttttcgacCCTGTTGATCTGAATGGAACGACGCCTGTGCAACTCACCAGTGAAGACTTGAGGCAGCGAAACTCGCACATGTCGGGCAACGATTTCTCAACTGCTTTTCCATACTCTACTCGgtcactttctctcctgaCTTCTGGTCCAGCGACAGTGCATCTTTATACTACACGTACAATCTTCCAGTCCGTCCGTATGGCCTTGCTTCGGATACATTTGAACGTTGGTGCAgcgttttcgtctgcgcCTTTCACCTTTCCCTACGGTTTCTTCGACGCCGTCTCGAGTCTCTTCGTGGACCGCGATTTGTACCTGACAGGAGTCGACCTTCGAGACGTTCCGAAGGCTAACTTCCAAGGCTCGTCACTGGCCTCGAAGCTGCCAGTAGCCAGAGgcctgtcgctttcttctggcTCTCCAGATGCGACctggtgtacgtacaccgcatCGCTAAAGCTGAACTTCGAACCCGGTCTTGGCAAGTCCGCACGAGAGGCGGATGAGAGTTCCGTATCGGAGCTCTCTCAGCGGGCGGCGCAAAATAGCGACGCAGCTGCGAGTGTTGCTGCAGCAGCATCGGGCCCTCCTCGGCGGCTTTATGCTCCAGGAGCTTCTGTGGTGGAAAGTCCGGTTTTCGGAACACCTCCGTCGCGTCATCGCGAGGGGTCGTCTGCGTCACAGCAGGAAGGCGCGACCCACTCAGGTACACTGCCACCGGGAGTGGCGGTTGCCTCAGATTTCTCTTCTGACGGGCGACGCGTGCCTAGCAACTCCTCCTCAGACTCTTGGGTGACGGATAAGCCGACTTTCGAAGAAGGCTCATCGGAAGTGGAAAGCCTTAATGGCGAAGATGACGCAGGTGACGAACGTCCTCGAGTCGGAAACGAACTACAAGGAGATCTTGTTGGCGAACTTGTCTCATCTGACTGTGGGTTCTACATCTATTTCCGAGCATGGGAAATCGACTACATTGCTCTGGCGAGCCACATCACGTCAGTGACACTCGTTTTCAACGTCAAAACTCTGCTAGAAATGCGGCTTTTCTGGAAACAGATGCAACATACAGAGGGTATTGGGGGTCTGGGAAGTACCTCTTCTCAGGCGCTCCTTCAGCGGGTTTCGGTCATGGGACTAGCGTGGCAGGCTGCCCTCGACATTTTCGAGGTTGTGGCCATGTTCCGCGTAGCTATGAACCTTCAGATAATGATGGCGTACTTTTCTATCCTCATCATGTTCAAG GCAATCCTCTTTGGAGCTTTGGAGGTGCGGTACCTTCTCATGGTGTGGAACGCCAGTCATCAGAGCAACCCGCAAGACTTAGACTCTACAGG GCGCGCACTGGCACACTTTTATCGAAATTTCTACGGCTCCCTggccttcctcgttctctttctctactACGTCTTCCCAGTCTTTCCGCCGGTCTGTGTCGTCCTGTACTTCGTGTGGCTGCCTCAAATTGCCTGGGACGTCTGGCGGGGCCAGAG GAATTCCATGGACTTGCAGTTTGTCGTCGGAATATCAATTTGCCGACTTGTTTTGCCCACGTACCTCTTCGGGTGCCCGGTCAGCCTCTTCCAAGAGTCTTTTGTCGGGGTCACTCTCCCCAACTACCCCGTCCTCGTCTGCATCATCGTCATTATG ACCCTCCAGGTGCTCCTGATGCTAGCGCAGCGGCGGTTTGGCTCGCG GTTCTTTGTGCCCTTGGACCATTTGCCACATGTGTACAACTACCACCGACCGTTACCAGCGTCCTTGTCGAACGATGCGGAAGAAGGCTTGCCTGAGTGTGCGATCTGCATGAACCCAATTGCCCGCAAGAGCAG GCACCGGAGCATCACGCCGTGCGATCACCTCTTCCACGACAAGTGCCTGCAGCAGTGGATGGAGGTGAAGATGGAATGCCCGAACTGTCGAG GTGCCCTGCCTCCATTCCCTTGA
- a CDS encoding ubiquitin, putative (encoded by transcript TGME49_248460): MEPCTVTVTDFTGGRQGSDKDKLVVEVDSDITVAELKQKIIDMRPGLVASRILLYMGKVKLEDAKQLTTYNKSKRTKISLELYDILDIKVKVKTLQQCGTGGCVIMPIWAFCCRQTYVLEVPDHETVGFLRKRICEELGDNENYPLSKIRLSFERRLLADDWEELRSVGIKDGSTVTLFVKLFYFNNQKAAKDAEEKKNAAVSSTPVNQDEAAQEN, from the exons ATGGAGCCGTGCACTGTCACCGTCACTGACTTCACTGGAGGTCGGCAGGGCTCTGATAAGGATAAACTGGTTGTTGAAGTCGATTCGGATATTACAGTTGCGGAGCTAAAGCAAAAAATAATCGATATGAGACCCGGACTGGTTGCCTCCCGAATCTTGCTCTACATGGGAAAAGTCAAGTTGGAGGACGCTAAACAACTTACCACATACAACAAATCtaagagaacaaagatatCGCTCGAACTTTATGACATCCTCGACATCAAAGTGAAGGTGAAGACCCTACAAC AGTGCGGCACTGGAGGCTGTGTTATAATGCCCATATGGGCATTCTGCTGCCGACAAACGTACGTTCTCGAGGTTCCAGATCACGAGACAGTCGGTTTTCTCAGAAAACGGATCTGTGAAGAACTCGGCGATAATGAAAA TTACCCCCTAAGTAAAATCCGGCTTTCCTTTGAACGGAGACTGTTGGCAGACGACTGGGAGGAACTTCGAAGCGTTGGCATCAAAGATGGCAGCACAGTTACACTTTTCGTGAAGCTGTTCTATTTCAACAATCAGAAGGCCGCGAAAGatgcggaggagaagaagaatgctGCGGTTTCATCCACGCCTGTAAACCAAGACGAGGCTGCACAGGAGAATTag
- the SUB6 gene encoding subtilisin SUB6 (encoded by transcript TGME49_248470~Gene product name based on ToxoDB Community Expert Annotation.), which translates to MYPWHSLVLLLFFIYPYVDLVVGRAAGSDKKYNGSQATQEISGFAEAPKSAEREAWISTEHLKRALCKKYYTVVLGMHPSFSVDKLDCEHRPDPEERIIESSELRFMDPAQVRQDRIEALKRLQKEVKTSPTDRVIVEWDTSCLKDLPSRVVESTPSQYDGSVPVFDEYELHDSSERIVLKRGVYLRDRIGLKDKTDPEVRQMLKGREYALGIIASALGLQVGGPGHGVPCEGQCRKELQNVMLAKDVPTLEAAHYSRLGVDVLHLKNLKKHKEIWGITKASEIPAVVRRLAEKRETTSTANGERNMAASAREATSCILKMSDDQKREVQVPDIAKTPMAATGGGDPDQARQWYLHSFLGNYTLWADLAWPELAGRPGNAIADDFVVAVLDTGCFIHQDFIDGFDIENSRFWINKGETDCENRIDDDGNGYVDDCFGWDFVGDQAYPFVDDLGHGTSVTSILAARHGNNAGGRGIMSTGKVMCLRVGGRDGIWLSGTIPALDYALRMGAKVSNHSYGGKGFDQAEFTAFRRASEADHLAVTAAGNSGCDVDSDNTCLFTPGAFDLEGILNVGANDVTGHRATFSNYGKNAVDVFAPGQSIFVGTNKMPNQVEKTCKYCYEFIDGTSFAAPMVSGMAAALWTHFEITQPVGWVQNTKKKSMRVKEAIMYSVTGSQGVAGAGRVNGVVNFYKALHYYDTIPSAYRAEFPDPSGGYQAQGSVSHTLFTAGSSSVGILFVVFAPLVQHLWLLTSF; encoded by the exons ATGTATCCATGGCAttccctcgttcttctgctgttCTTTATATACCCGTACGTTGACCTAGTCGTAGGACGTGCTGCTGGAAGTGACAAGAAGTACAATGGAAGCCAGGCAACCCAAGAAATCTCGGGGTTTGCCGAGGCGCCGAAGAGTGCAGAGCGGGAGGCATGGATATCAACTGAACATTTGAAACGCGCACTGTGCAAAAAGTACTACACGGTCGTCTTGGGGATGCATCCCTCATTCAGTGTAGACAAGCTTGACTGCGAGCATCGACCCGATCCAGAAGAGCGCATCATCGAGAGCTCAGAACTCAGATTTATGGATCCAGCACAAGTTCGACAGGATCGCATCGAG GCTCTGAAGAGGCTACAAAAAGAAGTGAAAACAAGTCCAACAGACCGAGTCATCGTGGAATGGGACACAAGCTGCCTCAAGGATCTTCCGTCAAGAGTCGTGGAATCCACGCCTTCTCAATATGACGGCTCTGTCCCCGTCTTCGACGAGTACGAGCTTCACGACTCGTCGGAACGAATTGTACTGAAAAGAGGAGTTTATCTCCGAGACCGGATTGGATTAAAGGACAAAACCGATCCTGAAGTCCGCCAGATGCTCAAAGGACGTGAATATGCATTGGGCATCATTGCCAGCGCTTTAGGGCTCCAAGTAGGGGGTCCTGGACACGGGGTACCGTGCGAGGGACAGTGTAGAAAGGAGCTGCAGAATGTCATGCTCGCGAAGGATGTGCCAACTCTTGAAGCGGCACATTATTCGCGACTCGGTGTCGACGTCTTGCACCTTAAAAATTTGAAAAAGCATAAGGAG ATCTGGGGGATCACGAAGGCGTCCGAAATTCCAGCGGTTGTTCGTCGgcttgcagagaaacgggagacTACTAGCACAGCAAATGGAGAAAGAAATATGGCTGCTTCGGCGCGCGAGGCAACCAGTTGCATCTTGAAAATGTCTGATGATCAGAAACGCGAAGTGCAGGTCCCGGATATCGCGAAAACTCCGATGGCGGCAACAGGAGGTGGCGACCCGGATCAGGCTAGACAGTGGTATCTTCATTCCTTCCTCGGAAACTATACGCTTTGGGCTGACCTTGCGTGGCCTGAGCTGGCTGGAAGACCGG GAAATGCCATAGCCGACGATTTTGTTGTGGCGGTGCTGGACACTGGTTGTTTTATACACCAAGACTTTATTGATGGGTTCGATATCGAAAATAGCCGGTTCTGGATCAACAAAGGGGAGACCGACTGCGAGAATAGGATCGACGACGATGGAAACGGCTATGTGGATGATTGCTTCGGATGG GACTTCGTTGGAGACCAGGCGTATCCTTTTGTTGATGACCTCGGCCACGGGACGTCTGTGACGTCCATTCTTGCAGCCAGGCACGGGAACAACGCTGGTGGTAGAGGCATCATGTCGACTGGCAAAGTCATGTGTCTACGAGTGGGTGGACGAGATGGCATTTGGCTTTCTGGCACCATTCCCGCGCTCGATTATGCGTTGAGAATGGGTGCCAAGGTCTCTAATCATTCCTACGGTGGGAAAGG GTTTGACCAAGCGGAATTCACGGCGTTTCGACGAGCTTCTGAAGCCGACCACTTAGCTGTTACGGCAGCTGGTAACAGCGGCTGCGACGTCGACAGTGATAACACCTGCCT ATTTACTCCAGGAGCTTTTGATCTTGAGGGCATCCTGAATGTTGGAGCAAATGACGTCACAGGCCACCGGGCGACATTCTCTAATTACGGGAAGAACGCTGTGGACGTGTTTGCTCCGGGTCAAAGCATTTTCGTTGGGACTAACAAAATGCCAAATCAGGTGGAGAAGACATGCAAGTATT GCTACGAGTTTATAGACGGCACATCTTTCGCCGCGCCGATGGTGTCCGGGATGGCGGCTGCTCTCTGGACGCATTTTGAGATAACACAACCAGTTGGTTGGGTCCAGAATACCAAAAAGAAGAGTATGCGAGTCAAGGAGGCGATTATGTATTCGGTGACTGGGTCACAGGGCGTTGCAG GTGCTGGAAGAGTAAACGGCGTAGTCAATTTCTACAAGGCTCTCCATTATTACGACACAATCCCCTCTGCCTACAGGGCTGAGTTTCCGGATCCCAGTGGCGGTTACCAAGCTCAAGGGAGCGTCTCCCACACGCTTTTCACCGCAGGTAGTTCTTCCGTAGGGATTTTGTTCGTGGTCTTTGCGCCTCTCGTTCAGCACCTGTGGTTGCTGACGTCATTTTGA